The sequence GAAATGCAGGGCCGCCCGGCCGCCGAGCGGAAGAAGGTGATCGACGAGAAGCTCGAGCTGGTCGGCCTGACGCAATGGCGCGACAAGCGTCCGGACTCGCTGTCCGGCGGCATGCAGCAGCGCGTCGGCCTGGCCCGCGCGCTGGCCATGGACGGTGACATCCTGCTGATGGACGAGCCCTTCTCGGCCCTCGACCCGCTGATTCGTCAGCAGCTGCAGGACGAACTGCTGGTGCTGCAGCGCAAGCTGCACAAGACCATCGTCTTCGTCAGCCACGACCTCGACGAGGCGCTGAAGATCGGCACGCGCATCGCGATCATGAAGGACGGGCGCATCATCCAGCACGGCAAGCCCGAGGAAATCGTGCTCAGCCCGGCGGACGACTACGTGCGTACTTTCGTCGCCCACACCAACCCGCTCAACGTACTGTGCGGTTCCAGCCTGATGCGTGGCCTCGACCAGTGCCGCCACGAGGCCGACGAGGTGTGCCTCGACCAGGGCCGCGACTGCTGGATCGGTCTCACCGAGACCAACCAGGTGAAGAGCGCGCGCCAGGGCAGCAACATCATCGACCTGCAGCGTTGGCAGCCGGGCGACCCGGTGGAGAAGCTCAAGCACGAGCCGACCCTGGTGGACGTCAGCATCCGCATGCGCGACGCGCTGCAGATCCGCTACCAGACCGGCCACAAGCTGGTGCTGCAGGAACAGAACCGCGTAGTGGGCGTGCTCGGCGACAGCGAGCTGTACCACGCGCTGCTGGGCAAGAACCTGGGCTGACGGGGCCCGGGCACTTCCGACGCCGGGGCCTCCCGCAAGGGGGCCGGCGTTTTTCATGGTGGCGCATTCCTCCTGTAGGAGCGGCCCATGGCCGCGAAATCGTAGGCATGGCTCGCTCCTACATAACTTCTGGGTCCCCGCGTTCGCGGGGATGACGTAGAGAGAAAACGCGGCGCGATCCTGTAAGAGCGGGTCTTGTCCGCGAATCGCGCGCATGGCGCGCTCCTACAGGGTGACATCGGCGTGGATAGATTCGCGGATGGTGGCGTAGGGCGAATGACCCCGAAGGGGTTATCCGCCGCCCAAACGAAAACGCCGGCGTCCCTCGCGGGAAGCCGGCGTTTCTCCTGTCACCGACGAGGGCTTAGTGCTTGACGTCCGCCAGGCCCTTGAGCAGTGCCGCGTGGAAGGTCTGCGGGTCCTGGATCTGCGGGGCGTGGCCGAGGTTGTCGAACTCCACCAGGGTCGCGTGGGGGATCGCCTGGGCGGTGCGTTTGCCCAGCTCCGCGTAGTTGCCCAGCTTGTCGCGCAGTTCCGGCGGCGCTATGTCCTTGCCGATCGCAGTGTTGTCCTTGGTGCCGATCAGCAGCAGGGTCGGCGCCTGGATCTGGCCGAATTCGTAGACCACCGGCTGGGTGAAGATCATGTCGTACTGCAAGGCCGAGTTCCACGCCACGCGCTCGTGGCCGGTACCGTTGTAGAGGCCGGCGAGCATGTTCACCCACTTGTCGTACTCCGGCTTCCACTGGCCGGCGTAGTAGGTCGCCTGCTCGTATTTGCGGATGCTGTCGGCGTTGGTCTTCAGCTCGCGCTCGTACCACTGGTCCGGGGTACGGTAGGGCACGCCGAGGGCTTTCCAGTCTTCCAGGCCGATGGGGTTGACCAGCACCAGCTGCTCGACCTGCTGCGGGTACATCAGCGCATAGCGGGTGGCGAGCATGCCGCCGGTGGAGTGGCCGAGCATGGTCACCTTGCCGTGCACCTTGAGCTTGTCCAGCAGGGCGTGGGTGTTGGTCGCCAACTGCTGGAAGCTGTACTGGTAGTGTTCCGGCTTGGTCGACTTGCAGAAGCCGATCTGGTCCGGTGCCACCACGCGGTAGCCGGCGCCGGTGAGGGCGGCGATGCTGGCTTCCCAGGTGCCGGCGCAGAAGTTCTTGCCGTGCAGCAGCACCAGGGTGCGACCGTTGGGTTTGGCCGGCTTCACGTCGATGTAGGCCATGTGCACGTGCTTGCCCTGGGAGACGAAGCTGAAGTGTCCCACCGGATAGGCGTAGTTGAAGCGCTCAAGTTCAGGGCCGTAGGTCACCTTGGTTTCGGCGGCGTGCAGCGGCAGCGCGGCGGCCAGCAGAAGGGCGGGGAGCCAGCGTCGGAACATGGGATTTCCTCGGAAGGGCGATTGGGCAATGCGTAAGGATGCCTGCGCCCGTGGGGCGGCTACAAGTGCGGCGAAGTCCCCTGTAGGCGCGAGCTTGCTCGCGAACCATCGCGCTGCGGGAGCCTTCGCGAGCAAGCTCGCTCCTACGAAAAGCGGCGCGTCAGGCCGAACCGGCGCGGGTCAGCCAGTCGATGAACAGCGAGAACAGCTCCGCCTGGGAGTTGATTTCCAGCTTGGTGTAGAGGTGCTTGCGGTGCATGCGCACCGTCTCCGGCGAGATGTCGAGCACGCGTGCGCTGGACTTCACCGAGTGGCCGCGCAGCAGCAGGTGGGCGATCTCGCGCTCGCGTTCGGTCAGGCAGTCGCCGCCGAAGTTCATGAAGGCCGCGCGGATATGCCGGTTCAGCGCCGCCGTCGGCTGCGCGCCGGGCTCGCCGCCGGCCAGCAGCAATTCGAGGCCGCCGCTGCGTTCGAACTGGCGGCACAGCTCGCGCACCAGCGGCAGGGCAGCGCGCAGCAGTTCGGTGTGTTCGTCGCTGAAGCGCGCGCCGCTTTGCCCCTGGTAGACGCACAGGGAAAGCTTGCGCTGGCCGTCGAGGTCGACGATGTAGTGGCTGTCTTCCACCGAGCCGCACTTGAGGTAGTAGGTCTTGTAGTACTCGCTGTTGAAGAAGTCGTCCGGGGCGATTTCCGCCAGCGGGTAGAAGCCCTCGGCGAGGCCGTCTTCCATGGCCAGGCAGAACGGATCGAGCAGGTAGCCGCGCACGTAGTAGCGCTCGGTCAGCGGCTCGCGGTATTCCTCGGAAATGCCGTGCTGGAACAGATGGCGCGGCGGCTGGCCCTTGCTCTCGAGGCCGAACAGCGAGGATTCGATGGGCACCAGCGCGCTCAGCGCCTCGACCAGGCGGGCCGGGAATTCCGCCGTGGCCACCGCGGCCATGGCGCGCGCCAGCCCCGCATGCCAGGCATGCAGGGCTGGGGTGTCGAGAGGTGTGACCGGTGTGCTCATGGCCGGCAGCATACTGGTGCCGCCGACCAGGAGCAAAGCGCCGCCTCCGCGCATCAGTGCCCCGCGTAGTCGCCGCTGCGTTTCAGGTCCTCGGCGGTTTCGAGGATCGCCTCGCGCAGGGTGTCGACGATCTCGTCGACCTGTGCGTGGGTGATGGTCAGCGGTGGCGACATCACGTTCAGGTGCACGATCGGGCGCACCAGCAGGCCGCGCTTCTGCGCGCGCAGGTGGATCTTCTCGCCGATGTTCAGCTCCTCCGGGAACAGCGTCTTGCTGCGCTTGTCGGCGACGAACTCGACGCAGGCCATCAGCTTCTGGCAGCGCACGCTGCCCACCAGCGGCAAGCCGGCCAGTTCCTGCAGGCGCTGCTCCAGGTAGCTGCCGACATCCTTGACGTGCTCCAGCAGATTTTCGCGCTGGATGATCTCGATGTTCTTCAGCGCCGACACGCAGCTGACCGGGTGGCCGCTGTAGGTGAAGCCGTGGCTGAAGCAGCGGCCCTGGTTCGGCTCGGCGATCACCTTCCAGATGCGGTCGGAGAAGATGCATGCGCCCAGCGGCAGGTAGCCGGAGGTCAGGCCCTTGGCGGTGGTGATGATGTCCGGCTGCATGCCGAACACGTCTTCGGAGGCGAAGAACGCGCCCAGGCGGCCGAAGGAGGTCACCACCTCGTCGGCGACGTAGAGCAGGTCGTACTTCTGGCACACCTCCCACATGCGCTTGTGGTAGCCAACCGGCGGGATGATCACGCCGCCCGAGCCCATGATCGGCTCGGCGAAGAAGGCCGCGACATTGTCGGCGCCCAGCTCGAGGATCTTGTCTTCGAACTCCTTGACCAGGAATTCGAGGAAGTCGCCTTCGGTCATCCCTTCCGGCGCGCGGTAGGGGTTCGGGCAGGAGATGTGGTGGATGAAGTCCTTGAGGAAGTCGAACTCCGCCGGGTGGTCGGCGACCTTGCCGCCGAGCGACATGGTGAGGAAGGTCGAGCCGTGGTAGGCGTTGACCCGGCTGATGATCTGCTTCTTGGAATGCTTGCCGCGGCAGTTCTGGTAGTACTGGATCAGCCGGTAGGCGGTGTCCACGGCGGTGGAGCCGCCGGTGGTGAGGAACACATGGTCGAGGTCGCCCGGGGCCAGTTCGGCGAGCTTCTCGCAGAGCTGGATGGCGGTGACGTTGGCCATGTCGCAGAAGGGGTTGGAGTAGGCCAGTTGGCGCACCTGGTCGGCGATGGCTTCGGCCATCTCCTCGCGGCCCAGGCCGATGTTGGTACACCACATGCCCCCGACGGCATCCAGGTAGCGGTTGCCCTTGGTGTCGTAGATGTACGCGCCTTCGCCGGCGGCGATGTTCAGAGCACCGTTTTCGCGGTGGTCGTCGAACACGTGGTAGCCGTGGACGTAGTGGGCCTTGTCGGCGGCGACCAGTTTTTCGTCGTCGAACTGGGCGAAGAAGGCAGTGGATGGGCTGGTCATGGCAATACCTCGATCTTGCGGTTTCATCTCTTTCTTTCCTTTTGCCTGGCCCCGCCGTCGGGTGGCGGGGCACAGGGATTCCTGAACGTCAGGTTCCGGTCTTCACCGCGGCCCAGGTGCGGGTGATCAGGCGGGTGGCCTTGAGCCCCTGGACCTTCTGGGTGAACAGCCGGGCACGGGTCTCGGCGTCCGGGTAGATCGCCGGGTCATTGCGCACCTGCTCGGCGAGCAGCGGCTTGGCCGCGCCGTTGCTGGTGGCGTAGCGGATGTAGTCGCTGACGTCGGCGGCCACCTTCGGCTGCAGCATGTATTCGATGAACTTGTGCGCGTTGGCCACGTGCGGCGCGTCGGCAGGGATGTAGAAGTCGTCGAACCAGATCAGCGAGCCTTCCTTGGGCACGAAGTAGCCCAGCTTGACCTTGGCCCCGGCCTCGTCGGCGCGGGCCTGGGCGGTGGCGTAGTCGCCGGACCAGGTCATGGCCATGCACTGGTCGCCGTTGGCCAGGCCGTTGAGGTAGCTGGTGGAGTCGAACTTGCGGATATACGGACGGATCGACGTCAGCAGGTCCTGGGCGGCCTTGAGGTCGGCCGGGTCGGCGCTGTTCGGGTCGCGCTTGAGGTAGGTCAGCGCCAGCGGGATCACGTCGGTGGGCGAGTCGATGATGGTCACGCCGCAATCGGCGAATTTCGACACCACCTTCGGATCGAACAGCATCGCCAGCGAGCCGATGGGCGCGTCGGGCATGCGTTGCTTGATCTTGTCGATGTTGTAGGTGATGCCGTTGCTGCCCCAGGTGTAGGGCGCCGAGTACTTCACGCCCGGATCGTAGTGCTCCAGGTGCTTGAGTACTTCGGGGTCGAGGTTGTTCCAGCTGGGCAGCTGGCTCTTGTCCAGCGGCTGGAACACGCCGGCCTTGAGCAGCGGCGGCACCAGGGCGGCATTGATGACGACCAGGTCGTAGCCGGAACGCCCCGGCAGCAGCTTGCCCTGTACCGTCTCGTAGGAATCGAAGGTGTCGTAGATCACCTTGATGCCGGTGGCCTTCTCGAAGTCGGCGATGGTGTGCTCGCCGATGTAGTCGGTCCAGTTGTACAGCCGCAACGTGTTGGCGCCGTCGGCATCCGCCGCGTGGCCGAACAGCGGACTTAGCGCGAAAACCGCGCCCAGAGCTGCTGCAAGAGTCTTGTACATGTCACTCCCACCTATGGTTGTTGTTCGGGTCGTGCCGGCCCACTGTCCGCCGACCGGCCTTCGCGGGCCATTCCCCGAATGGGTGGGTGTGGCTGATATGCTGTTGCGCATTGCGGCGAAACCCGCCGATGATCGGCGTCCGCGCCTGGTGGCGCGGGTTCTCCACAGGCCATGCGCGACAGGAGCGGTAGGCGATGAACCAGGAAGTGCGCTTTTCCCGGCTGGAACCCGAACAGCGCAAGGCGCTGCTGATCGAGGCGACCCTGGCGTGCCTGAAGCGCCACGGCTTCCAGGGCGCGTCGATCCGCAAGATCTGCGCCGAGGCGGGTGTCTCGGTGGGGCTGATCAACCACCACTACGCGGGCAAGGACGAGCTGGTCGCCGAGGCCTACCTGACCGTCACCGGTCGGGTCATGCAGCTGTTGCGCGAGGCCATCGCCGAAGCCGCACCGGATGCCCGCGCGCGCCTGTCGGCGTTCTTCCGCGCCTCCTTCAGCGCCGAACTGCTCGACCCGCAACTGCTCGATGCCTGGCTGGCCTTCTGGGGCGCGGTGAAGACCGCCGAGGCGATCAACAAGGCCCACGACCACTCCTATGGCGAGTACCGCGCGCTGCTGGCGCAGGCGCTGAACCAGCTGGCCGAGGAGGAGGGCTGGAAGAATTTCGACGCCGAGCTCGCCGCCATCGCCCTGTCCGCGATGCTCGACGGGCTCTGGCTGGAGTCCGGGCTGAACCCCAGCACCTTCACCCCGGAGCAGGGCGTGCAGGTCTGCGAGGCCTGGGTCGACGGCCTGCAGGCCGGCGGTCGGCAACGCTTCACCCGGCGCTAGCCGAGTTATTGATCGCGCGTTCAGCTACCGCTACTCTGCGCGGTCTTGTGGGAAGGTTCCCACACCGCTGTTCCTCTAATAAGAATTCCGCCGCGACCTCGCCGGCGTCCGCAGCAGAGTATTGGCGATGGCTCCCCGTGTACTGATCGTCGACGACGATCCGCTCATCCGCGAACTCCTCCAGTCCTACCTCGCCGGAGAGGGCTACGAGGTGGCCTGCGCGAGCACCGCCGAAGCGGCGGAAAGCGCGTTGGCCGAGGCCGAGCGCGACGGCCCGCCCTTCGACCTGGTGCTGCTGGACATCCGCCTGCCCGGCAAGGACGGCCTGACCCTGACCCGCGAACTGCGCGTGCGCTCGGAGGTGGGCATCATCCTCATCACCGGGCGCAACGACGACATCGACCGCATCGTCGGCCTGGAATGCGGCGCCGACGACTACGTGATCAAGCCGCCGAACCCGCGCGAGTTGGTGTCGCGGGCGAAGAACTTGATCCGCCGCGTGCGCCATGCGCGCAGCCCGGCGCCGACCGCCGCAGTGCCGCGCCAGCAGCTCAAGCGCTTCGCCCACTGGCAACTGGATGCCGACCGCCGCCGCCTGGTCGACCGTGACGGCAGCGAAACCCCGCTGACCCACGGCGAGTTCCAGCTGCTCAGCGTGTTCCTGCGCAACAGCGGCCACACCCTGAGCCGCGACCAGTTGATGGACCAGATCCGCAACCGCGAATGGCTGCCCAACGACCGCTCCATCGACGTGCTGGTCGGCCGCCTGCGCCGCAAGCTGCGCGACGACCCGGCCGAGCCCGAGCTCATCATCACCATCCACGGCGCCGGCTACCTGTTCACCGCCGCGCCGAGCGACGCCTGAGCCACTGCGCCATGCGTTGGTTGCTGTTCCTTGCCTTGCTCTGCGCAGGCCTGGCGCCGGCCGCCGAACGCATCCGCTATTGCGACTACCCGGTGTACCCGCCGGTGTCCTGGAGCGACGGCCAGGAAGTGCGCGGGCTGGCGCCGCAGGTGGTGAAGGCGGTGCTCGGCGGGCTCGGCTACGACGTGCAGGTAGTCAACCTGGGCAACTGGAAGCGCTGCCTGCTCGATGCCGCCGCCGGGCGCGTCGATGTGGTGCTCGCCTACCGCACCGAACAGCGCGACCAGGGCCTGTTGTTCGCCAATACGCCGGTGCTGCGCGAGGAAGTCGCGCTCTTCTACAACCGCCGCAAGCCGGTGCGCTTCGAGCGTCTCGACGACCTCGCGCAGTACCGTGGCGGGCTGTTGTTCGGCGAGAGCTATGGGGCCGACTTCGACCGCTTCGTCGCCAGCCACGACACCATCGAGTACGTCTCCGACAGCACGCAGAATTTCGGCAAGCTGATCCGCCAGCGCATCGACTTCATCCCCTACGAGCGGCGCACCGGAAGGCTGCTGGTCGAGCGCCTGCCGGGCGGCGCGAACATCGTCGACACGCCGCGACCGATCACCGTCGACTACCTGCGCCTGGCGGTTTCGCGGCATTCGTCGCTGGTGCGGCGTCTGCCCGAGATCGATACCGCCCTGCAGCATCTGGCGGCCGACGGCAGCCTGGCGCGCTGGCTGGACGAAAGCGAGCGCGACTATCGCGCCATGCTCGCCAGGGGCGCCACGCCATGAGGGCCCTGCGCACGCCCGGCCCGCTGGCCCGGCGCCTGCTGCTGCGAGTGTTGGCCTTCAGCCTGTGCTTCACCCTGCTCGCCGGCGGCGTGCAGCTGTACCTCGAATACCGCCGCGAGATGCACGACATCGACACGCGCCTGGAGCTGATCCGCAGCGGCTACCTGGCCAGTTTCGAGCGCAGCCTGTGGGACCTCAACCAGGTCCAGCTGAACGTTCAATTGCATGGCCTGGTGGACTTCCCGGACATCGCCTGGGCCAGCCTCGCCAGCCCGGACTTCAACCTGATCCAGGGTGACATCCAGGCGCCCGGTCCGCTGCGCGTCGAGCACTTCCCACTGGGCTACCAGCCGCCCGACGGCGAGCAACGCGCCCTGGGCGAGCTGGTCGTGGCCATCGACCTGGGCGCCATCTACCGCCGCCTGTGGCTCGGCGGGTTGAGCAATTTGCTGTGGATGGGGCTGTTCCTCTGCGGCCTGGCGGTGGCCCTGAGCTGGCTGTTCCACAGTCTGGTGACGCGCCACCTGGAGCGCATGGCCGAATTCGCCGGGCGCATGGCCGGCGGCGACCTGCAACGACCGCTGCGGCTGGACAAGCGCATCCGCG is a genomic window of Pseudomonas knackmussii B13 containing:
- a CDS encoding polyamine ABC transporter substrate-binding protein — translated: MYKTLAAALGAVFALSPLFGHAADADGANTLRLYNWTDYIGEHTIADFEKATGIKVIYDTFDSYETVQGKLLPGRSGYDLVVINAALVPPLLKAGVFQPLDKSQLPSWNNLDPEVLKHLEHYDPGVKYSAPYTWGSNGITYNIDKIKQRMPDAPIGSLAMLFDPKVVSKFADCGVTIIDSPTDVIPLALTYLKRDPNSADPADLKAAQDLLTSIRPYIRKFDSTSYLNGLANGDQCMAMTWSGDYATAQARADEAGAKVKLGYFVPKEGSLIWFDDFYIPADAPHVANAHKFIEYMLQPKVAADVSDYIRYATSNGAAKPLLAEQVRNDPAIYPDAETRARLFTQKVQGLKATRLITRTWAAVKTGT
- a CDS encoding helix-turn-helix domain-containing protein; this encodes MLPAMSTPVTPLDTPALHAWHAGLARAMAAVATAEFPARLVEALSALVPIESSLFGLESKGQPPRHLFQHGISEEYREPLTERYYVRGYLLDPFCLAMEDGLAEGFYPLAEIAPDDFFNSEYYKTYYLKCGSVEDSHYIVDLDGQRKLSLCVYQGQSGARFSDEHTELLRAALPLVRELCRQFERSGGLELLLAGGEPGAQPTAALNRHIRAAFMNFGGDCLTEREREIAHLLLRGHSVKSSARVLDISPETVRMHRKHLYTKLEINSQAELFSLFIDWLTRAGSA
- a CDS encoding response regulator; translation: MAMAPRVLIVDDDPLIRELLQSYLAGEGYEVACASTAEAAESALAEAERDGPPFDLVLLDIRLPGKDGLTLTRELRVRSEVGIILITGRNDDIDRIVGLECGADDYVIKPPNPRELVSRAKNLIRRVRHARSPAPTAAVPRQQLKRFAHWQLDADRRRLVDRDGSETPLTHGEFQLLSVFLRNSGHTLSRDQLMDQIRNREWLPNDRSIDVLVGRLRRKLRDDPAEPELIITIHGAGYLFTAAPSDA
- a CDS encoding alpha/beta fold hydrolase — protein: MFRRWLPALLLAAALPLHAAETKVTYGPELERFNYAYPVGHFSFVSQGKHVHMAYIDVKPAKPNGRTLVLLHGKNFCAGTWEASIAALTGAGYRVVAPDQIGFCKSTKPEHYQYSFQQLATNTHALLDKLKVHGKVTMLGHSTGGMLATRYALMYPQQVEQLVLVNPIGLEDWKALGVPYRTPDQWYERELKTNADSIRKYEQATYYAGQWKPEYDKWVNMLAGLYNGTGHERVAWNSALQYDMIFTQPVVYEFGQIQAPTLLLIGTKDNTAIGKDIAPPELRDKLGNYAELGKRTAQAIPHATLVEFDNLGHAPQIQDPQTFHAALLKGLADVKH
- the choV gene encoding choline ABC transporter ATP-binding protein; protein product: MPAIKFENVDVIFGTHTKEAIRLLDQGMGREEILKRTGQVLGVENACLDVNRGEICVMMGLSGSGKSSLLRCINGLNKVSRGKLLIEHEGQQVDIANCSPATLKTMRTKRIAMVFQKFALMPWLTVAENIGFGLEMQGRPAAERKKVIDEKLELVGLTQWRDKRPDSLSGGMQQRVGLARALAMDGDILLMDEPFSALDPLIRQQLQDELLVLQRKLHKTIVFVSHDLDEALKIGTRIAIMKDGRIIQHGKPEEIVLSPADDYVRTFVAHTNPLNVLCGSSLMRGLDQCRHEADEVCLDQGRDCWIGLTETNQVKSARQGSNIIDLQRWQPGDPVEKLKHEPTLVDVSIRMRDALQIRYQTGHKLVLQEQNRVVGVLGDSELYHALLGKNLG
- a CDS encoding aminotransferase, whose translation is MTSPSTAFFAQFDDEKLVAADKAHYVHGYHVFDDHRENGALNIAAGEGAYIYDTKGNRYLDAVGGMWCTNIGLGREEMAEAIADQVRQLAYSNPFCDMANVTAIQLCEKLAELAPGDLDHVFLTTGGSTAVDTAYRLIQYYQNCRGKHSKKQIISRVNAYHGSTFLTMSLGGKVADHPAEFDFLKDFIHHISCPNPYRAPEGMTEGDFLEFLVKEFEDKILELGADNVAAFFAEPIMGSGGVIIPPVGYHKRMWEVCQKYDLLYVADEVVTSFGRLGAFFASEDVFGMQPDIITTAKGLTSGYLPLGACIFSDRIWKVIAEPNQGRCFSHGFTYSGHPVSCVSALKNIEIIQRENLLEHVKDVGSYLEQRLQELAGLPLVGSVRCQKLMACVEFVADKRSKTLFPEELNIGEKIHLRAQKRGLLVRPIVHLNVMSPPLTITHAQVDEIVDTLREAILETAEDLKRSGDYAGH
- a CDS encoding substrate-binding periplasmic protein; this translates as MRWLLFLALLCAGLAPAAERIRYCDYPVYPPVSWSDGQEVRGLAPQVVKAVLGGLGYDVQVVNLGNWKRCLLDAAAGRVDVVLAYRTEQRDQGLLFANTPVLREEVALFYNRRKPVRFERLDDLAQYRGGLLFGESYGADFDRFVASHDTIEYVSDSTQNFGKLIRQRIDFIPYERRTGRLLVERLPGGANIVDTPRPITVDYLRLAVSRHSSLVRRLPEIDTALQHLAADGSLARWLDESERDYRAMLARGATP
- a CDS encoding TetR family transcriptional regulator C-terminal domain-containing protein is translated as MNQEVRFSRLEPEQRKALLIEATLACLKRHGFQGASIRKICAEAGVSVGLINHHYAGKDELVAEAYLTVTGRVMQLLREAIAEAAPDARARLSAFFRASFSAELLDPQLLDAWLAFWGAVKTAEAINKAHDHSYGEYRALLAQALNQLAEEEGWKNFDAELAAIALSAMLDGLWLESGLNPSTFTPEQGVQVCEAWVDGLQAGGRQRFTRR